A window of the Sabethes cyaneus chromosome 1, idSabCyanKW18_F2, whole genome shotgun sequence genome harbors these coding sequences:
- the LOC128745764 gene encoding uncharacterized protein LOC128745764: protein MQPLCHSCATDISDETQTIICQGFCKSVFHLGCAQIKADLWAEVKLNSGIFWMCPACRNLMNSVRFRDALGSTKEYLQATWGLQHQILDELKSEIRSNTEKINQILTRQPSTPQNGNPWPRISNRPAKRPRIHVDSSPTDTNTVKTLCGKKEAENNLIVSQSNPKFWLFLSRFSPHATVDEIAGLVQQNLETDQTVDVVKLVRKDTDLDQLKFVSFKVGIDPSMKEKAMQPAAWQKGIYFREFVNIERGVHLFRDSGRGDETQHRAQPDSFVTPTIGN from the coding sequence ATGCAACCGCTGTGCCATTCGTGTGCCACTGACATCAGTGATGAAACCCAAACAATCATTTGTCAGGGTTTCTGCAAATCCGTTTTCCATTTGGGATGTGCGCAAATAAAAGCCGATTTGTGGGCTGAAGTGAAGTTAAACTCTGGTATATTCTGGATGTGCCCGGCATGTAGAAATCTCATGAACAGTGTTCGTTTCCGTGATGCTCTTGGTTCAACAAAAGAATATCTGCAAGCCACTTGGGGATTGCAGCATCAAATTCTTGATGAACTAAAATCTGAGATTAGAAGCAATACGGAAAAGAtaaatcagattttaacgaGACAGCCTTCAACACCTCAGAATGGAAACCCTTGGCCAAGAATCAGCAACAGACCAGCTAAGCGCCCGCGCATCCATGTCGATTCTTCCCCTACTGACACAAACACTGTTAAAACACTATGTGGTAAAAAAGAAGCAGAGAACAACTTAATCGTCAGTCAATCAAATCCAAAATTCTGGCTGTTTTTGTCCCGCTTTTCTCCACACGCTACTGTGGATGAAATCGCAGGACTTGTGCAACAGAATTTAGAAACCGATCAAACTGTTGATGTTGTAAAATTGGTGCGTAAAGATACAGACTTGGATCAATTGAAGTTTGTATCATTCAAGGTGGGAATCGATCCGAGTATGAAAGAAAAGGCAATGCAGCCAGCGGCCTGGCAAAAGGGAATTTATTTCCGGGAATTTGTTAACATTGAGCGCGGTGTACATTTATTTCGGGATTCGGGACGTGGTGACGAGACACAGCATAGAGCGCAGCCAGATAGTTTCGTCACCCCCACTATCGGAAATTAG